One window of the Notolabrus celidotus isolate fNotCel1 chromosome 23, fNotCel1.pri, whole genome shotgun sequence genome contains the following:
- the snapc2 gene encoding snRNA-activating protein complex subunit 2: MKPPPRKRSKPERTSLQTNLMRSGKWQRGELRRLLTGLKKLSGSGMEPGDPDYSALKGHVKTRSVTEIQSMVDSLKDRVISTVSYRYRRRKREERRVKKPVELWTHMASSVAGTLEETINTAFAQMLIVSSTEPRTLRNSDPPKVQAPNTDQSRPAGRTVPFRPMPRSAPAPGVSPGPVKRLPAPPQVVRVPNSKVSPPQTQPGTEPGAPSCQTAAVAPPHSGSQTTSGTPITGPITPASGGQITHKPSEQQTPLTSPPLPTPLPLSSPAATICARFGRTSKYATKDSPRVLGVKCVVDFERIYKYLSVILKPDEECHLTPMEGAIMLDLLMSLPEELPHLDCSKLSKHLNQVYQSLSSSSHSKMAKDLQDRLPPRTDSPAGPDTGTPNAQQNAAEPADKQSEEVTQQPHKAESQSSASNTPSNQDTEITGVCPPLNPFMVPLELLKRRVVQPLNE, translated from the exons ATGAAGCCCCCTCCTCGCAAACGATCCAAACCGGAGCGGACCTCGCTTCAAACGAATCTGATGCGGTCCGGTAAGTGGCAGAGAGGCGAGCTGAGGAGGCTGCTGACCGGACTGAAGAAGCTGAGCGGGAGCGGCATGGAGCCCGGAGACCCCGACTACTCGGCGCTGAAGGGACACGTCAAAACCCGGTCTGTTACAGAG ATCCAGTCTATGGTGGACTCTCTGAAGGACAGAGTGATCTCCACTGTGAGCTATAGGTACAGGAGGAGGAAacgggaggagaggagggtcaAAAAGCCGGTGGAGTTGTGGACTCACATGGCTTCTTCTGTGGCGGGAACCCTCGAGGAGACGATCAACACGGCCTTCGCTCAG aTGCTGATCGTGTCGTCCACAGAGCCCCGCACTCTGAGGAACTCTGACCCCCCAAAAGTCCAGGCCCCAAACACAGATCAAAGCAGACCCGCAGGTCGCACGGTCCCCTTCAGGCCGATGCCTCGATCAGCACCTGCACCAG GTGTGAGTCCTGGCCCCGTCAAAAGACTTCCTGCTCCACCACAAGTGGTTCGAGTCCCAAACAGCAAAGTCTCTCCACCCCAGACACAACCTGGAACCGAACCTGGAGCCCCGTCATGTCAGACGGCTGCTGTCGCTCCACCCCATTCGGGCTCACAGACGACTTCTGGTACCCCCATTACTGGACCCATCACACCCGCTTCAGGGGGTCAGATTACCCACAAACCCTCAGAGCAACAAACCCCACTCACCAGTCCCCCCCTGCCCacacccctccctctctcaaGCCCGGCTGCCACCATCTGTGCCCGGTTCGGTCGCACCAGCAAGTACGCAACCAAGGACAGTCCCAGGGTGTTGGGGGTTAAATGTGTGGTTGACTTTGAGAGGATCTACAAATACCTGAGCGTCATCCTGAAGCCTGACGAGGAGTGTCACCTCACCCCCATGG AGGGCGCCATCATGCTGGATCTTCTGATGTCTCTCCCAGAGGAGCTTCCACACCTGGACTGCAGCAAGCTGAGTAAACACCTGAACCAG GTGTATCagagtctctcctcctcctcgcacTCAAAGATGGCCAAAGACCTGCAGGATAGACTCCCTCCTCGGACCGACTCACCGGCTGGTCCGGACACGGGAACACCAAACGCTCAGCAGAATGCTGCCGAACCAGCTGACAAGCAAAGCGAGGAGGTCACACAGCAGCCGCACAAAGCTGAGAGCCAATCATCTGCGAGCAACACCCCATCCAATCAGGACACAGAAATTACGGGGGTCTGTCCACCCCTCAACCCTTTCATGGTGCCTCTGGAACTGTTGAAACGCAGAGTAGTTCAGCCcctaaatgaataa